TACAAAATATTGGAACCCTGAAGACTACACAAACACAGTAAAAATTTCATTTAAAGAAGCGGTTCCTCTTTTTCACAAACTTTTGGAAGAATCAGTTTGCGGCTCTCTCATAAGCGATGTGCCTCTTGGCGTTTTTTTAAGCGGGGGTATTGATAGCAGCTTGGTTGCAGCAATAGCATCAACAAAAACTACTGGAAAATTAAAAACTTTTACGGTTTCTTCTCCCGACCCACAGCACGACGAAAGTTTGTTTGCAAAAAAAATCGCCAAACATCTAAATACAGAGCATTTTGAAATGTCGGGAAATGAAAAAGCTATTTTATCATTAGCAGAGCCGTTATTAGAAAAAATGGACGAGCCATTAGCAGACTCCTCCTTGTTTCCCACATATATTATTTCAGAATTTTCAAGGCAACACGTAACTGTAGCCTTGGGTGGCGATGGCGGCGATGAGCTTTTTATGGGATATGGAACTTACAGGTGGGCAAAAAGATTAAATAATGTTTTTGTTCGTCTTGGTGCTCCAATGGCAAGATTATACTTGAAAAACACAAGGCACGCACAATTTTTTAACCCTCAAATTTATAAATACCTTAAATCAAATATTTTTTCTATTGAACAAAACTTATTTCCATCGTGGGAATTAGACTCTTTTGACACAAGTTTATTAAAAGATTTCCAAGCAAATAGTTCTAAAACAAAACATCTTTCTCCGAGTTCAGCTCAAGCTTTTTTTGATTTAACGCATTATTTAAAAGATGATTTGTTAGTTAAAATAGACAGAGCCTCGATGCTTAACAGCTTAGAAATCAGACCACCATTGCTTGACCATAAAATTGTAGAAGCAGCCTTGCAACTTCCTGATAAGTTTAAAGCTAAAAACGGAAACATGAAAATCATTTTAAAAGAAATTTTGTCAATGTATGTTCCTAGAGAGCTTTTTGACAGACAAAAAAGAGGATTTTCAATTCCAATGCAGCAATGGTTAAAAAAAGAACTTGCATATCTTCCTGAAAAATATTTAAACAATGATTCCTTGCGAATATTTTCAGTTATTCCAAAAGAAGATATTTTAAAAACTTATAATTTATATATGTCCGGAAAATGTGATTGGTTCTACAATAGAGTGTGGACATTAACAGTGCTTAGCCACTTCCTTGAACAGCATAAAGATATTGAAATAGTATAATAATGGAAAATCTAAACGTTATATACATAAGCTATGATGGACTCAGCGACCCTGTTGGAGCTTCTCAAATAGTGCCATACGTAAGAGAATTAGCAAAAAACGGAGTTAACTTTTCTATTATAAGTTTTGAAAAAAACGATTTATTTGATTTAAAAAAAGAATCCATTAAAAAACAATTTGAAAACCTGCCAATTAGCTGGTATCCTTGCAAATACACAAAAAATCCTCCGATTATTTCCACAATGATTGATTTGTCAAAGATGAAGAAATTGTGTAAGAAAATTTGCAAAGAAAAAAAGATTGATTTTATTCATGCTCGCAGCTATATACCTGCAATGTGTGCAAAAAAACTATTTAACAAAAAAAACATACCTTTTATTTTTGATATGCGCGGATTTTGGGCAGATGAGCGAGTCGACGGCAATATTTGGTCGTTAAAAAATCCTTTATTTTATTTAGTTTTCAAGTTTTTTAAGCATCAAGAAAAGCTATTTCTAAAAAAATCAAAAACTATTGTTTCCTTGACGCATTCAGGAAAAGAGCTAATACATAAAAAATGGAATATTCCAGCGGAAAAAATTTATGTTATTCCATGCGCCGCAGATTATGAGCTTTTCAATAAAACAAAAGTAAATTTAGATTTCCGCAAAAAATATAATATTCCAAAACCTGAAGGCAAAACATTAATCTACGTCGGCTCCACAGGAACGTGGTATATGATAAAAGAAATGATTGATTTTTATTTGGTTTTCCGCGAAAAATTTCCAAAATCACAATTTATTTTCTGCGTAAATTCCGCACATGATGCTATTTTAGAAGACAAAAAAATGTTGCCAGACGAAATTTTTTCAATAGAACAAGTTGCACGTAACGAAATGCCCGCCGCATTATCATTAGCTGATTACAGCATATTATTTATAAAACCAGCTTTTAGCAAAATAGCTTCTTCGCCAATAAAACTCGGAGAATCACTTGCAATGGGCATTCCTGCAATATGCAATGCTAATGTTGGCGACTTGTCTGACATAGAAAAAAGCGGTTTTGGAATTGTGGTAGAAAATTTTGAAAAACAAGAATATGCTGATGCCTGTAAACGCTTGTCAGAATGCCATTTTGATGCAAATGAAATAAGAGAAAAATCAGCAGAGATATACGATTTAGAAAATAATATAAAAAAGTATTTAAGCGTTTATAAATTAATGAAATAATGTTTTCATTTTTGAAAATTATTTTATATTTGCCCTATGAAAATTCTTCACGCTATTGTTGTAATAATATTTAGTTCGCTTATAACTTTATCAGGTGGAGGCTTTAATATTTTTACACATTATTGCCATAAAACAGGAGACAGAATTTTTTCATTTCAAGAGCCAGAAGAATGTGAACATGAGCATGGAACTAGCTGCGAAACATCAGATTACAAGCACAATCACGCACATATAAATACAAATCATTGCTGCGAAGACAAGCATTCATACATAAAAACTATTTCTAACATTTCACATAACGACAATTGTCCAAAAATAATTGCAGAAACATATTTTAATTTGATTTTAGATTTAATATTTTTAGAGCCAATAACTATTGTGCCTTATAAATATTTTTATTCTGATTTTTCGTCACCACCGAAATTTAATCCCAAATTCATTCCTATAAAAAATCATAATCTTAAAATTGATTGCATTTAACAACTCTTTTGTTTTGCAAACAAAGTGGCTTATTGGCAAATAGTAAGCTAAATATTGCAAATCATTTGAGTTGATAAGTGAATTTTTTTCACTGAACATATTGTTTTAAAAAACACATAATGTTTAATGTAAATTTTAATTTTATGAGAAAAATTATTTTAATTTTATTTGCTTTTGTTTTGCTAAACATAAGTGCTCATGCACAAATTACGGGCACTATATCAGGCAAAGATTTTACAGGAGAAACAGTTGTTTTACCAAAAGCAAATATTTATTGGTCAAACTTTGAAAAAGGTACTACATCAGACATGCAAGGGCATTATGAAATTGCAGAACCTCCTTCTGGCATTTTTATTATTGCGTCTTATGTAGGATACAAAAGCGACACAATAAAATCATTTGAAAATAAAAAAATCGATATTTTATTAGTTGAAAGCACCTTGCTATCTCAAATTGAAGTTGTTGCAAACAGCTCCAACAGCCATATAGACAGAATGAATCCGCTATGGAATCAAGAAGTTGGCTCAGGAGAACTACAACGCGCTGCATGTTGCAATCTATCAGAGAGCTTTGAAACGAATGCTTCTGTTGATATAAACTACACAGATGCTGTTAGTGGAGCAAAGCAAATAAGCATGCTTGGTCTTGCTGGCATTTACAGCCAATTGCTCGTTGAAAACATTCCTTTTATGCGTGGTTTGGGGAGTTCATTTGGTCTTGAATTTATACCCGGAACATGGATGAATTCTATTTCCATATCAAAAGGAAATTCGGCTGTAATCAACGGATACGAGAGCATCACAGGTCAAATTAACGCTGAACTAAAGAAACCTGAAGCCAAAGAAAAATTCTTTTTTAATTACTATATAAATGATGTTGGCAAACATGAATTTAATATGAACGCCTCCGCAGATTTAAACAAAAATGTAAGCACGATTGTGCTTGGTCATTTCTCGTTCAACAACGCCAAAATAGACAATAATAAAGACGGATTTATGGATATAAACACTGGTCGGCAAATAAATATTGCTAATTTTTGGCAATTATTTAATTCAAAAGGGCTTGAAATGAGATGGGGAGTTAGAGCCATTGATGAAAGTCGCAATGGAGGACAAATTAGCGGCAGTCCTTATTTCCAAATATCTCCAGAAGGTCTGTGGACTTCAAAAATAAACAATCAACGCGGAGAAGCATTTTTAAAAAGTGGATATGTTTTCAAAAACAAGCCTGGAGCTAGCGTGGGCTTCATAAATTCATTTTCCATTCATAAAATAGATATGCTTTTAGGCAAAAAAACTTACGATGGCTTGCAAAAATCTTTTTACTCCAACCTGATTTACCATTCTCCATTTAAAAACCACAGACACTCTTATGACGC
This DNA window, taken from Bacteroidales bacterium, encodes the following:
- the asnB gene encoding asparagine synthase (glutamine-hydrolyzing), whose amino-acid sequence is MCGIAGIYSFSDDTQSRVESMNRALIHRGPDNQGIWIDKNIALGHSRLSIIDTSDLAAQPMISANKRFVIAFNGEVYNFKELSDNLKKDFPEKYGKIGFKTKSDTEIVLELFSCYGPKSVTMLNGMFAYVIYDREENKLFLFRDRIGIKPLFFSILNDEVLFASELQSIMKGLKAKTLNKEAIPLYLHFGYFPEPHTILNEVKKFPAAHYAEWDGKKISFTKYWNPEDYTNTVKISFKEAVPLFHKLLEESVCGSLISDVPLGVFLSGGIDSSLVAAIASTKTTGKLKTFTVSSPDPQHDESLFAKKIAKHLNTEHFEMSGNEKAILSLAEPLLEKMDEPLADSSLFPTYIISEFSRQHVTVALGGDGGDELFMGYGTYRWAKRLNNVFVRLGAPMARLYLKNTRHAQFFNPQIYKYLKSNIFSIEQNLFPSWELDSFDTSLLKDFQANSSKTKHLSPSSAQAFFDLTHYLKDDLLVKIDRASMLNSLEIRPPLLDHKIVEAALQLPDKFKAKNGNMKIILKEILSMYVPRELFDRQKRGFSIPMQQWLKKELAYLPEKYLNNDSLRIFSVIPKEDILKTYNLYMSGKCDWFYNRVWTLTVLSHFLEQHKDIEIV
- a CDS encoding glycosyltransferase family 4 protein, whose translation is MENLNVIYISYDGLSDPVGASQIVPYVRELAKNGVNFSIISFEKNDLFDLKKESIKKQFENLPISWYPCKYTKNPPIISTMIDLSKMKKLCKKICKEKKIDFIHARSYIPAMCAKKLFNKKNIPFIFDMRGFWADERVDGNIWSLKNPLFYLVFKFFKHQEKLFLKKSKTIVSLTHSGKELIHKKWNIPAEKIYVIPCAADYELFNKTKVNLDFRKKYNIPKPEGKTLIYVGSTGTWYMIKEMIDFYLVFREKFPKSQFIFCVNSAHDAILEDKKMLPDEIFSIEQVARNEMPAALSLADYSILFIKPAFSKIASSPIKLGESLAMGIPAICNANVGDLSDIEKSGFGIVVENFEKQEYADACKRLSECHFDANEIREKSAEIYDLENNIKKYLSVYKLMK
- a CDS encoding TonB-dependent receptor — its product is MRKIILILFAFVLLNISAHAQITGTISGKDFTGETVVLPKANIYWSNFEKGTTSDMQGHYEIAEPPSGIFIIASYVGYKSDTIKSFENKKIDILLVESTLLSQIEVVANSSNSHIDRMNPLWNQEVGSGELQRAACCNLSESFETNASVDINYTDAVSGAKQISMLGLAGIYSQLLVENIPFMRGLGSSFGLEFIPGTWMNSISISKGNSAVINGYESITGQINAELKKPEAKEKFFFNYYINDVGKHEFNMNASADLNKNVSTIVLGHFSFNNAKIDNNKDGFMDINTGRQINIANFWQLFNSKGLEMRWGVRAIDESRNGGQISGSPYFQISPEGLWTSKINNQRGEAFLKSGYVFKNKPGASVGFINSFSIHKIDMLLGKKTYDGLQKSFYSNLIYHSPFKNHRHSYDAGFNIVYDDVSETLNQIKKQQKEFVPGLFFQYTYNIPEKLTLMLGLREDYNSRWGFLTTPRLHAKYHINKSTTLRGSIGIGHRSPYMIPENISILTSSRDIVFLNEPEMEHALNYGITLVKNIDIRGKELMISLEYFKTDFLNQMLIDMETDTSNIYIYSLNGKSYSHNAQIEVSYPLHKHLEIRAAMRYNDVRQTLLNQKLEVKPLVSNYKGLLTLSFVSNMKRWQADITSQFIGKSRLPDRSAFPLPYQLDKYSPEHIIIHSQITRNFKHWSIYAGVENLTNFTQPKPILSADKPYSPYFDSGIIWGPVMGRKIYAGIKIKFNKK